Genomic window (Kwoniella botswanensis chromosome 1, complete sequence):
GAAGCGCATCAAGgctttgactcacctccccACACCCGCAATTTTGGCATGTCGTCGGCCTGATTCCTCGTCGTCTCCTCGACGAGTTACGACCAGTTAAATACGGTGCGTCCGATGAAATCGAGCAAGTTCGTCTGGGAGTAGAAGGAGAACGAGGCATTGCGGCTACAGCGACCAGCATTAGTAACTTGTATAATTCAGCTTGCAACATGAGAACGATGGAAGTAGCTTACCAGTCGAGATTGTTGAATGGGCTGTGCGAGTTCCGAATTTGAGGCTAGGTCTATATTGAAGTCAGCGCATGATGCATCCTAATGTAAGTCGTATCGCATCTCTGCTATGTATAAGGAAaaaagggttgaaaggtgttTCCAAGATCACTTCTGACCCAGTCTTGGGTGACTGGGTTTAGTAGTGATCGGGGATTGAGAAGCCTGTAGTGGCAGTGAACTGCTGAAGCGGAGAGTGATGTGAAGTGAGTAGAGTGATGAGGTCGACATGTTCCGTCCGAGGACAGATGGCAAGATGATACAAAGGTATGATCATGAATGGTCAAGTATAACAAATACTGtatgagatcgagatgagatggcaaTTGGGGTGGACGGTACAAGGAAGCGGAGATGCAAGAGGACAGAGGAGGTATAACAATGAAAGGAGGTAGGTATATGTTCGGAGTTGGACGTAGAGGAAGGTAGACTCACCGCCAGGTTGAGCTGAACTCTGTATTTGAGCGTTAGGTCCGAGGTTCGTGCAATGGCCGCACGAGAGATCGTCAGAGCGTATTAGAGCAAGTCTTAAGGCGGATTGAAGCGAAACCCGAAGGTCGCAAAGTCGCCAGAAGAGCGTGTTAGAGCAGAGCTTGAGGCGTATTGAAACGAAGGCGTCGAGCGTATTAGAGCGTGATTGAAGGTCTTGAGGCTAACTAGAGCGGGGTCCGAAGGTCGTACAGTCGCTAACAAAAGCGACTTGAGATTTGcgattgatagattgagaGGCAGACGAATGGAACCTGTTCTTCGGTAGAAAATTCAGACGTATTCTTCCAGTCCAGTCGAGTAGCGAAGTGAAGGTTCGATAACTCTGACTGAAACTACTACTACGTGCGGATGATGCTAGATCCTACCACGAAGTGGTGAGACCAGGAAGAGTAACATCGATTGAATAAGGgggaaggaagttgaaagtTCTAATCTACCTAAAGCTGATTACGATTTGAAGGATTTATTTTCCTCCcttgaggaaagaagggaagaaaaggaaagaagaaatcgaagttgaagtgagAAAAGTAGAAGGATATTTATACCTTAACTTTGATACGAGATGTGAGATGGTTTGAATGTTGTTGTTCGGGTGAGATCTCCGACCagtgatgatagtgatgatgaccTCAACTTTGATGGCAAATATCGTGTAGTAACGTGTAGTTGAGTATACTGATCCAAGGGGGAAGAGCAGAGGAAGACATGTCTGAATCTTTGTGGGGTTATCAAAAATGTAACGAGTTTTCCTTGATGGATCGTggaattgaatgatataaACAAGAACAGATTGATCAGCGTTTTCATTTTTAGTGGGAATTCAAacgagaagatgaaggaaaggCAGGGTCAAAGCGTCAATACATCAATATATCAGTACAAATCAAttcattctcctctcttcttctacctgcAATGAATGAGAGTTCACGAATATAAGTTGAGGTACCATCATCAAACGCATGAAATCGATTCGTAGATTTTTGAGAgattttgatggatgatggatgataggaaGTAACAACTTAACATTCCTTTGATGAAGTAGTTGACTCTCTGAGGGGAACAGGGTCGTTGATGAGTAAACTATGAAAAATACCTTTTGGGCGCAGgaataaggataaagaagtgCGAAACGCTCAATACCCTCCTTTCGTGTTGCTCGTGTGGGGATGAAACTTCCTCTTGCATGAGTAAAGTCGTCCGTATCAATTGGGTTTGTTAGTGAACGCAAATACCTCTAGAGTAGGAACCAGATCCATATGCCAGTTGGTTCAAATTACCAATACTTCGTTTTtcattttttttttttttgagtTTATGAATATCAGTTTTTCCATCCAAGCTATGAGGAAAGGATGAGAAATCCATTCTGTTCGATGTAAAAAATGAGATGCGATCCCATCATCAACtaaaagagatggaagatcaatACATCGAACACAATTTGCATCATAGACATGTCTTTGTTTATCCGATCAATAGCAATATTATTCGGAGTGGACTAGTTCGGACTTGATTTTTGTTCTTTAAGGAGTAAGTCAAACACTCCTTTGAGCTAGTGTTTTAGGGTACAGGTCACAAGATCATGGCGATGCGATCTCTCCGACCGCGATTTCTTGGGGAAAGGATTGCTTCTAGGCGAAGAAAAAAAGAGTATGACTATATGGTGATATCCGATGACGATCTTCTTGTTATCTTCGAAACAGATGGGGTCATAGTATGTCAGTTGTCTAGACTTCCTGCGATCACGTATCGGACAAATGCGATGAGCTGAACAGAGTTCAGTTGTCGGACCGGATCGAATGAAGACGAATAACATTTCGCTCCGAAACTCTATTATCGTATTGTGACGTTGCACGCCGAGATCACCGGTGgggattgatggatggagcAAAGCAAAACATCATGTGAGTCAATAACGAGTTATCGATGATGCTATGAGATGCGATGTGAAGTGAAGTCTCTTCATGTGTAAACGGTTGGTTGTGACATGACATTTAGGCGAGATTGTGTGTACGTATGATGAATAGCAGTGAAAGAGACTGCGCGTTAAACCAATTCGACCTGGAGTCATCAGGAAGTGGAGGTTATGCATTTCAGAGGGTTGGTGAATATGATTTCGTGCTTGTCGGCGTTTAAAAACCTTACATCCGACAGCGTGCCACTGAGGTCTCATGCTCACCACGTGTGAGTTGCAGCTTTTCAGTTCAACACCCTGAATCGTCTGCCAAACCCATCCCACCGCTGGTACCGTCTCCGTCTCTGCTACCGACTGAAGAGAGCCTCAACTTTGTCAACTTTTTATCtgctttcttcatccttcaagTCTTTTCTTTAAAACACATTAAAAAAAGTCGAGATGTCTCACCGAAAATACGAGGAGCCTCGTCACGGTTCGCTTGCTTTCCGTGAGTACCAAATCTGTACACATCCAACCAGCGAAAAGGATTGAAGAGCTGATGAAAGGTGGTTTTGACGATTAGTTCCCAGAAAGCGAGCTGCCCGAcacagaggaagatgtaagGCTTTCCCTAAGGTTAGTTGGAGATTTCATTTTGGATGATGGCTGGGACTATGGACTATGAGGATGAGTGGATTATGAGAGGataggatgaggatgggaaaGAACTAGAATGGGATGGGACGGGATGAGGAATAGCAGGATTAGGATCTGTCTGGGAAACGGAAAGGAGAATATGTCGTTAACATTCAAATGGTTTGATAATATAGGACGACCCCAAGAAGCCAGTCCACCTTACCGCCACCATGGGTTACAAGGCTGGTATGACTCACATCGTCCGAGACCTCGACCGACCTGGATCTAGTGGGTTCTTTCTTTTATCACAATGATAGAAGGTGTAATACTGATGGTGTATCGTAGAAATGCACAAGAGAGAAGTCGTTGAGGCCGTTACCGTCCTTGAAACTCCTCCTATCGTCATTGTCGGTGTTGTCGGTTACGTAGAGACCCCTCGAGGTTTGAGATCCTTGACTACCGTCTGGGCTGAACACTTGTCTGACGAAGTTAAGAGGCGATTCTACAAGTGAGTTAACTTTTTTTCTATTTGTACTCTCCGATAGGGATTATCATATGCTGATTTGGTGACTCGTAATAGGAACTGGTAccgatcaaagaagaaggctttCACCCGATACACCAAGAAACACACTGAAAACAACGGTCAATCCGTCACCCGAGAACTCGAGAGAATCAAGAAGTACTGTACCGTCGTCCGAGTTTTGGCCCACACCCAAATCTCCAAGACTGGTCTCTCACAAAAGAAGGCTCACTTGATGGAAATCCAAGTCAACGGTGGTTCCGTCGCTGACAAAGTCGACTTTGCCAAATCCAACTTTGAAAAGACCGTTGAGGTCGGTTCCATCTTCGAACAAGATGAAcctatcgatatcatcggtGTCACCAAGGGTCACGGTTACGAGGGTGTTACTGCTCGATGGGGTACCACCAGACTTCCTAGAAAGACGTGAGTGCAATCATCTTCTTGCAACAATGTAATCTTACTGATCTTTTTCCTTTAACCCATCGCAGTCACCGAGGTCTCCGAAAAGTTGCTTGTATTGGTGCCTGGCATCCATCCAAGGTGATGTTCTCAGTTGCCCGAGCTGGTCAACGAGGATACCACTCCAGaacatcgatcaaccacAAGATCTACCGAATCGCCAACGgttcatctggatcttcaGGTTCTACCGACTTCGATTTGACCAAGAAGGATATCACCCCTATGGGTGGTTTCGTCCGATACGGTATCGTCAAGAACGATTTCGTCATGATCAAAGGAACTTGTGCCGGTCCTGTCAAGAGAATCCTCACTCTCCGAAAGGCCCTCCGAACTCACACTTCCAGAGCTCACACCGAGAAAGTTCAACTCAAATTCATCGATACCTCATCCAACTTCGGTCACGGTAGATTCCAAGATAAAGCTGAGAAGAACGCTTTCCTCGGTCAactcaagatcaaatctgATGCTTAAACTGTTCAGCACTTTGGGTTTCGGATAATAGGAAAGtagggatgagaagggattggattgatggatgggatAATCCATACTTGTAACATCAGGTTTACTTTGACGTCTCATATATGCATTGCTTATGAGCGTTTCACATGGGTGGTCGCATGATCGCAGGctgtatatgtatacaatCTGAACAGCTAGTCACCTCAGTCACTTCTGCTTTTATCATGTGAAAATTCCAGTAGTTGGGCTTTCATGAAAAAACGAGACGAATACTCGATGTGATGCAAGGGTAAGCAATCACATCCCACATCCATGGAAGTTCGTATGTACATGCATATTGCTCTATGATCTTACTTcactcttcttactcttcttttATTTAGCCTTTTTCTCGTTCTTTTCTTTCGGCTCTGATCGTACTTTCTTTCCCTTAGTCCCTTGCATTTCAGCTGCATCAAAAGGATTGGGTAAACTCTCCTTcccctccctctctttctctttctctttctctttctctttttcggCTGTCTCTTGATCCTTGCTGACCTCTATGTGTTGCTGCTTCTCGTCTACATTCACTTCGTTATCATTTCTTCCACCATCTACAACTGTCggtacttcttcctcttcttcgtcgtcaaAGTTTAAGCCATTCGTTTTGACGTAATATGAAGGTATCAAATTAGTTTGTCTCAATTCCTCACGTCTACTCTTGGGTTTCTTACTTCCGTCTGATTCCTCTTTTGGTGCTTCTATGTCCTTCGGCGTAGGTTCCGCAGGAGTGGTCGTAAGTGATTCGACAGGTCTTTGATTATCATGCAAAGTATGCGCAGGTGCACTTGTAGAGTCGGGACTGGTAATGTTGGGCACTTTCACTTCGTCCACTTTTCGAGATCCACCAACCTCTTCATATTTGATTTGTGATAGcttatcatcctttgatACCTCCTTTTCAACGATATCCACTCTATCCGTATCTACCTTAGAAGAATTGTTCACCTGCTTTTCCACCCCCTCCACACTCATCAAACCAGGTCCGAACGTCCCACTCCTTCCCGCATCTTCTGACTCAGCGGGAGGAGCCAGAGTAGATTGTCTTGAAGATACAGAAGGCGATTTAGATACTTTGCCATCTTCCAATACGGGTGGTAACGCCAGGGTCATCTGAGATGCTCCTCTCAGAGGCATTTGGGGTTTATGCGAATGGTAGTTTTGGCTTGCGGACGGAGGAGGGGGTTGAGGACCCAATGCGTATGCCGGAGGAGCAGGGGGATGCTGAGGTATGGAAGATCTAGAAGTTGGTTTAGGTAAATGTATGACTGAACCACGGTCGGTGGTATCCTTCAAAGGTggttgagaaggttgaggaggttgaacCTCCAATGCAGAGCTGTGTCTAGATTGGTATTGAGATGGATTAGTAATTTCCAATTCCCTTTTAGTCATGAGTTGTACTGGTGATCCCTCTCCTGACTTTGAAGCTGGTTGACGTTGCTGCCTATCTTCCACGCCGTGTATACTCCCATTGATCGAAACTTGATTCATATGTTTATGAAAAGTCGGATTAGGTCTTCTGGTTGATGGAGCATGTTTCAATGGTTTGGATTTATATAACTCATCTCTACTTCCTTTCCGTATTGAGGGTTTGGGTTTCAATGATGTAGGACCATTCTCAAGGATCGTAGGTCTGtttgagattgaggaagagtTCGAGGCCGTCCTGTTGTGCTTGGGAGCGGGAGGAGCGAGTAATTCGAATGATTTGTTCTTGTTATCATTACTTGGTTTTTTGGGTTTAACCTCCTCGACCGCAGAAACGAATGAAAGTTTCCTATGTTTCTTATCATTTGGGTAGAAGAATTCCGTAgattggttttggtttttctCCAAATCAACCAGATCGACATTCTTACCATCTTCCCCATTACTACTAACTTGGTCGGCTTTTTGTTCTTGATCTTTGTGTTGAGCGGctcttcgtctcttcttcttggtcaaCCATATACAAAGGAAAGATAGTACGAATATACCCAGGGTGATACCAATACCTGCACCGATTAACATTGACGTAGAGATCTTGTTCTTCGCGCAGGTTAGATAATTCCTACATCCACCAAAAGACAGATAAATCAGCAGGTTATCCCACGGGTAGGAATGAATAGAACTCACTTTACGCTTCCATCATACTCGCAATCTACCTCCCCAGCATCATCGCTGTCGGTGTCGTCAATCCCATCGTCATCAGTAGCGCCAGTACTGGAGAGACCTGAGGCCGCAGATGTGATTGTTTGAGCGAGACTTTTGGGAGTTGCAAGCAGGAGCACTAAGCTGAGAAGGATTATCGAATTCAGGGATTCGTTGATTGACATGGACATAGACATTGTTTGATCGgatcaagtcagctaagGGTATAATCTGTTGGCGTTTGGTTACAAGATTATCTTGTGTTCTGAGGTATTTTATATATGGTATTAGTGATATGAACTCCCGTCAATGAGTGTATTGTTTTTAGTACTGTATTTTTGCTTTTATTTTGTAGGAGGGGTATTTTACTAACGGGAGGTTTTCACTATaagatgatattgattgattataTAAAATGATATTGATAGTCGTTTTGGGAGATGGTCATTAGCGGACTTGACTCGATGTTCACTCTCTCCTTGATGGTGTAAGCGATGCGATAAGTACGAAACATGTTGTCACACCAGTAAAGTTTCAACATTGTACAACCTCAAAGGATCAGTGAATGAAAGGATCTCATCTAACACCCCTGTTAGTGCAGGGCAGCAAGAAAGGAGTCGAAAGTCCGGTACACGCAGGATCAACTTGATCGGAAGTACTGTTCGAGAGGACCGTTTCACTGTGAAACGTATATACCACCATGAGTTTCGTTACCGGTATGTTTCCCAATATTTGAGgctgatgaagatagatAGGGTATATTGCATATATGCTGGGTATAGATATCGGATATGAATGTGTATCCTGCTGATTCCGTTTTGTCTGTTGCGTTGTATAGTATCACTAATTCTTGGTTTTCCTATTAAGATGGGAAAAAAGTATGTCAGCGATGAATCaatgatatcatctcattgCCATATCAACCCCTTCTCGGGTTTACAAATCAACTCAATCTTATTGCTTTCACCCCTAGAGATATGCCAGCGATCTACCCGTACGACGTCCGTCAACATCTCAACAGCTATCGGACTCACCTATAACTCCATGCTTTCCTTGTACTAGCAAACTCCCCCAACTTATGCCCTACCATCTCCTCCGTCACAGTTATAGGCAGGTAATCCTTCCCATTGTAGATCATGAACTTCAGTCCTACGAAATTCGGTACGATCGTGCACGATCTCGATTTTGTGAATATGGGTGTATTGTTTTTAAGGTGTTGAGAGAGATTAGGGAAGGCAGTGAAAAATGGACCTGTAATGATCAGAGAAAAACATTCAGCTCACAGCCAGTAGCTAAATCATGCAATTTTGGATgacaaaactcacctttccagGTCGATCTTCGCAGGACTAGTGATGTGGGGTGCATTGTGTTGCTGTCGGTGGTGTGGTATGATTTCCAACAATGGCTCGATAGTATAGGATTCATCTGACTTTTGACCTGTGATGTTATCGAAGAAATCAGTTGGATAGCTGAAATACCACCATGATGTGGCATTCACTGGTAAGTTATCACTTTGACCTGGCCTTCGTACGCGCCCGTGTCTCCCTCAGAACATTTCGAGATGAACATTTCAGCTCATCCATCTGTAGAAAGTTTAGTCATACCACTAGAAGCAGCTGTATACTTCTCAACCAACTTCACTCTCAGTCACATCCACAGCGATCGCCCCAGACCTACAACCAGCTGCTAGCGTCAACTCTGCATCTTAGGTCTACACGGTCGGAAACCAGCTTTCAAACCACCctcaaaccacctccaccttctaCATCCTTCCATCGCTCACATTAGAAAGACCATCAGAATGGCTATGCCTGGAGGAGTACCTGTCATGGTGATGAGTGAGTGGAAGTGCAGACACCCCTGTAGCGAACGGCTCAGCCCCTTGACCCTTGTCTACTATAGCTGACTCAACGCTCTTTACAGACACCGGGCCTGAGCGTCAATCAGGTCGAAAAGCTCAAACTGCCAATATCGTAGCCGCAAAGGTGAGCTTGAACGTCAGACGAAACTAATGAATGTTGGCTCATCCCGCTACTGTGCTTGTATAGACTGTCGCCGATGTGATCAGAACTTGTCTTGGTCCCAAAGcaatgttgaagatgattttggatCCTATGGGTGGTATTTTGTCAgttccatcatcctctgccGCGAGCCAATGATGAGAACATCAACTGATCTTTGCTTGCTATAAAGATTGACTAACGATGGTCATGCGATCTTACGAGAAATCGATGTAGCTCACCCCGCTGCTAAATCAATGATTGAACTTTCGAGAActcaagatgaggaagttggtGATGGTACGACCAGTGTGATTATCCTTGGTGAGTACGGAGTTCTAGTTGCGACACAGGTCCTGTATACAAACACATAACAAAGACAAATCTTACCGAAAATCGCACTTATACTGACTAACAATAATGTTTCCTAATTCAGCCGGTGAAATCCTTGCCTACTCCCTCCCACTCCTCGAAAGGCACATCCACCccgtcgtcatcatccgagCATTCAAACAAGCTCTTAACGATGCTCTCGAAACTATCCAGAAGATCTCCATCCCTGTCGACATCTCATCCGAATCAGAGATGATGGCCCTCATCAAGACCTCTATCGGTACCAAATTCTCTTCTAGATGGTC
Coding sequences:
- a CDS encoding 60S ribosomal protein L3 gives rise to the protein MSHRKYEEPRHGSLAFLPRKRAARHRGRCKAFPKDDPKKPVHLTATMGYKAGMTHIVRDLDRPGSKMHKREVVEAVTVLETPPIVIVGVVGYVETPRGLRSLTTVWAEHLSDEVKRRFYKNWYRSKKKAFTRYTKKHTENNGQSVTRELERIKKYCTVVRVLAHTQISKTGLSQKKAHLMEIQVNGGSVADKVDFAKSNFEKTVEVGSIFEQDEPIDIIGVTKGHGYEGVTARWGTTRLPRKTHRGLRKVACIGAWHPSKVMFSVARAGQRGYHSRTSINHKIYRIANGSSGSSGSTDFDLTKKDITPMGGFVRYGIVKNDFVMIKGTCAGPVKRILTLRKALRTHTSRAHTEKVQLKFIDTSSNFGHGRFQDKAEKNAFLGQLKIKSDA